The following coding sequences are from one Acipenser ruthenus chromosome 7, fAciRut3.2 maternal haplotype, whole genome shotgun sequence window:
- the LOC117414523 gene encoding L-lactate dehydrogenase B-A chain isoform X2: MATVQEKLITPIAGGASEGPRNKVTVVGVGQVGMACAISILLRELPDELALVDVVEDRLKGEMMDLQHGSLFLKTPKIVADTDYTVTAGSRIVIVTAGVRQQEGESRLNLVQRNVNIFKHIIPQIVKHSPNCILVVVSNPVDIMTYVTWKLSGLPKHRVIGSGCNLDSARFRYLMAEKLSVHPTSFHGWILGEHGDSSVPVWSGANVAGVNLQTLNPDIGTDQDKEGWKETHKMVVDSAYEVIKLKGYTNWAIGMSVADLTESLTKNLSRIHPVSTMVKGMYGINEDVYLSLPCVLNNSGVSSVINMTLNEEEVAKLKKSADTLWGIQKDLKDL; the protein is encoded by the exons ATGGCTACCGTGCAGGAGAAGCTGATCACCCCGATCGCCGGAGGAGCATCTGAGGGTCCCAGGAACAAGGTCACAGTCGTAGGCGTCGGCCAAGTCGGCATGGCCTGTGCCATCAGCATTCTCTTACGG GAACTTCCCGATGAGTTGGCCCTGGTGGATGTGGTTGAGGACAGACTCAAGGGAGAAATGATGGATCTTCAGCACGGGAGTCTCTTCCTCAAAACCCCCAAAATCGTAGCAGATACAG ATTACACGGTCACAGCAGGCTCTCGTATTGTCATTGTCACGGCTGGGGTTCGTCAGCAGGAGGGAGAGAGCCGCTTGAACCTGGTGCAGAGGAATGTCAACATCTTCAAGCACATCATTCCACAGATTGTCAAGCACAGCCCCAACTGCATCCTGGTGGTGGTGTCAAATCCAG TGGATATAATGACCTACGTCACCTGGAAGTTGAGCGGGCTCCCAAAGCACCGTGTGATCGGAAGTGGGTGCAACCTCGACTCGGCCCGTTTCCGCTACCTCATGGCTGAAAAACTGTCTGTCCATCCAACCAGCTTCCACGGGTGGATCTTGGGAGAGCACGGAGATTCCAGTG TTCCTGTTTGGAGCGGTGCTAATGTGGCAGGAGTGAACCTCCAGACTCTGAACCCTGACATTGGCACAGACCAGGACAAGGAAGGCTGGAAGGAAACCCACAAGATGGTGGTGGATAG TGCTTATGAAGTGATCAAGCTGAAAGGATACACAAACTGGGCCATCGGCATGAGTGTTGCTGACCTCACCGAGTCCCTGACTAAGAACCTGAGCCGTATTCACCCCGTCTCCACCATGGTCAAG GGCATGTATGGTATTAACGAAGACGTATACCTGAGCCTGCCCTGCGTGCTCAACAACAGCGGGGTGAGCAGCGTGATCAACATGACTCTGAATGAAGAGGAGGTGGCCAAACTGAAGAAGAGCGCTGACACCCTGTGGGGGATCCAGAAGGATCTGAAGGACCTGTAG
- the LOC117414523 gene encoding L-lactate dehydrogenase B-A chain isoform X1: protein MHSWNRIMATVQEKLITPIAGGASEGPRNKVTVVGVGQVGMACAISILLRELPDELALVDVVEDRLKGEMMDLQHGSLFLKTPKIVADTDYTVTAGSRIVIVTAGVRQQEGESRLNLVQRNVNIFKHIIPQIVKHSPNCILVVVSNPVDIMTYVTWKLSGLPKHRVIGSGCNLDSARFRYLMAEKLSVHPTSFHGWILGEHGDSSVPVWSGANVAGVNLQTLNPDIGTDQDKEGWKETHKMVVDSAYEVIKLKGYTNWAIGMSVADLTESLTKNLSRIHPVSTMVKGMYGINEDVYLSLPCVLNNSGVSSVINMTLNEEEVAKLKKSADTLWGIQKDLKDL, encoded by the exons ATGCACAGCTGGAACAG AATCATGGCTACCGTGCAGGAGAAGCTGATCACCCCGATCGCCGGAGGAGCATCTGAGGGTCCCAGGAACAAGGTCACAGTCGTAGGCGTCGGCCAAGTCGGCATGGCCTGTGCCATCAGCATTCTCTTACGG GAACTTCCCGATGAGTTGGCCCTGGTGGATGTGGTTGAGGACAGACTCAAGGGAGAAATGATGGATCTTCAGCACGGGAGTCTCTTCCTCAAAACCCCCAAAATCGTAGCAGATACAG ATTACACGGTCACAGCAGGCTCTCGTATTGTCATTGTCACGGCTGGGGTTCGTCAGCAGGAGGGAGAGAGCCGCTTGAACCTGGTGCAGAGGAATGTCAACATCTTCAAGCACATCATTCCACAGATTGTCAAGCACAGCCCCAACTGCATCCTGGTGGTGGTGTCAAATCCAG TGGATATAATGACCTACGTCACCTGGAAGTTGAGCGGGCTCCCAAAGCACCGTGTGATCGGAAGTGGGTGCAACCTCGACTCGGCCCGTTTCCGCTACCTCATGGCTGAAAAACTGTCTGTCCATCCAACCAGCTTCCACGGGTGGATCTTGGGAGAGCACGGAGATTCCAGTG TTCCTGTTTGGAGCGGTGCTAATGTGGCAGGAGTGAACCTCCAGACTCTGAACCCTGACATTGGCACAGACCAGGACAAGGAAGGCTGGAAGGAAACCCACAAGATGGTGGTGGATAG TGCTTATGAAGTGATCAAGCTGAAAGGATACACAAACTGGGCCATCGGCATGAGTGTTGCTGACCTCACCGAGTCCCTGACTAAGAACCTGAGCCGTATTCACCCCGTCTCCACCATGGTCAAG GGCATGTATGGTATTAACGAAGACGTATACCTGAGCCTGCCCTGCGTGCTCAACAACAGCGGGGTGAGCAGCGTGATCAACATGACTCTGAATGAAGAGGAGGTGGCCAAACTGAAGAAGAGCGCTGACACCCTGTGGGGGATCCAGAAGGATCTGAAGGACCTGTAG